In Megasphaera vaginalis (ex Bordigoni et al. 2020), a single genomic region encodes these proteins:
- a CDS encoding IS256 family transposase has protein sequence MSDNIIQLNEDLIKNNLKDLVRSSVEETLNALLDHEADELVNAGKYGRSGERKGYRSGHYERNFSTTSGDVMRRVPKLKGIQFETAIIERYKRRECSVEEALIEMYLAGVSVRRVEDITEALWGSKVSPGTISNLNKKAYEHIEEWRSRPLTEEYPYVYVDGVYFKRSWGGEIQNVAVLVAIGVNNEGYREILGAAEGMKEDHESWKNFFVWLKERGLKGVRLIIGDKCLGMLESIPEVFPEARYQRCTVHFYRNVFTVTPRTKMRTVAMMLKAIHAQESKKAAREKAASAAQQLREMKLSAAARKVEESIEETLTYMDYPTEHWNRIRTNNTTERVNREIKRRTKAIGAFPDGQSALMLVCARLRHVAASEWGSKRYLNMNHLFDLELQRKVDDQSATS, from the coding sequence ATGTCTGATAACATTATACAGCTCAATGAGGATCTGATAAAGAACAATCTCAAAGATCTGGTGCGCAGCAGCGTCGAGGAAACCCTCAATGCTCTGCTTGATCATGAGGCTGATGAGCTTGTGAACGCTGGTAAATACGGGCGTTCCGGTGAACGGAAGGGCTACCGCTCCGGTCATTATGAGAGAAATTTCTCCACCACATCCGGTGATGTGATGCGCAGAGTTCCCAAACTCAAGGGCATTCAGTTTGAAACCGCTATCATCGAACGTTACAAGCGTCGCGAATGTTCCGTCGAAGAAGCCCTGATTGAGATGTACCTGGCCGGCGTCTCCGTTCGTCGTGTTGAAGACATCACGGAAGCACTCTGGGGAAGCAAAGTGTCCCCCGGAACCATCAGCAACCTCAATAAGAAAGCATATGAACACATTGAGGAATGGCGTTCTCGTCCCCTTACTGAGGAGTACCCTTACGTTTACGTTGACGGTGTTTACTTTAAACGCAGCTGGGGCGGAGAAATCCAGAATGTCGCTGTCCTTGTGGCCATCGGTGTGAACAATGAAGGGTATCGCGAAATCCTTGGAGCTGCTGAAGGTATGAAAGAAGATCACGAAAGCTGGAAAAACTTCTTTGTATGGTTGAAAGAGCGTGGGCTTAAAGGGGTTCGTCTCATCATTGGAGATAAGTGTCTTGGAATGCTCGAGAGTATTCCTGAAGTCTTTCCGGAAGCCCGCTATCAGCGCTGTACAGTACATTTCTACCGAAATGTATTCACCGTTACACCAAGAACAAAGATGCGAACCGTCGCAATGATGCTGAAAGCCATCCATGCCCAGGAAAGCAAAAAGGCTGCCAGAGAAAAAGCAGCTTCTGCAGCACAGCAACTCCGCGAAATGAAGCTGTCCGCTGCCGCCCGGAAAGTGGAGGAAAGCATCGAAGAGACGCTCACATATATGGACTATCCAACGGAACACTGGAACCGGATCCGGACCAACAACACCACTGAACGCGTCAACAGGGAGATCAAACGCCGAACAAAAGCGATTGGAGCATTCCCTGATGGTCAAAGTGCTTTGATGCTAGTCTGTGCCCGACTGCGCCATGTAGCAGCGTCGGAATGGGGATCCAAGCGGTATCTCAACATGAATCACCTGTTTGATCTGGAACTCCAGCGCAAGGTTGACGATCAGTCTGCAACCAGTTAA
- a CDS encoding response regulator transcription factor, which produces MYKLIVADDEYIVHQFIEYVIKKYHLPFEICGTAKSGEETLALVKKCAPDFIILDINMPEINGLEVAKEIRKINTDIIIYILTAYKEFDYIHTAMHVDVNDYLVKPIRPLELVKILKKGITIVLKKRIEQSKKKRVEQQLQEKSAIVMNRQLLELLRNGAEEKAVYNLFYKISHKKNFSPIAIIGVEPWNKEGTNKFNDIKDLKLSILKKYGIILMDEYRIFIFSERWNLDILKTLNDSLIKDEKTYDIHFCTAVIFIDKNKSIFDSYHQLQDRIDFNLFWRKPHNLSYLSKSEQKDKEIAFDSIFRLIDKAVKEYDVIQANNIVKQLFNEMEDLEYKPGLAKLIIIRLGSALIDGYGEYIEDNEKISYRKRFVYRINEANFVEVLFDEIYIIINSIISKLSMTQNNAEQIVGLAMTYINNNYRNNITLEGVAKKYFVSSAYLSRIFKKYVGKRFVEYLTEVRMKEAKILLEKDKFTVTEIAHQVGFNDTSYFSTVFKKYYTCTPSELINLKKRDRK; this is translated from the coding sequence ATGTATAAATTAATTGTCGCTGATGATGAGTACATTGTTCATCAATTTATAGAGTATGTTATAAAAAAATATCATTTGCCATTCGAAATTTGTGGCACGGCTAAGAGTGGAGAAGAGACGTTGGCTTTAGTTAAAAAATGTGCCCCGGATTTTATTATTTTAGATATTAATATGCCGGAAATTAATGGTTTAGAGGTAGCCAAAGAGATTCGAAAAATTAACACAGATATAATTATATATATATTAACTGCTTATAAAGAATTTGACTATATACATACAGCTATGCATGTAGATGTAAATGATTATCTTGTTAAGCCTATACGACCATTAGAACTTGTAAAAATTTTGAAGAAAGGCATTACAATCGTTTTGAAAAAAAGAATAGAGCAGTCAAAGAAAAAAAGAGTGGAGCAGCAATTGCAGGAAAAATCCGCAATAGTAATGAACAGGCAATTATTGGAACTGTTAAGAAATGGGGCAGAAGAAAAAGCTGTGTACAATCTTTTTTATAAGATTAGTCATAAAAAAAACTTCTCCCCTATTGCTATTATTGGAGTTGAACCGTGGAATAAGGAAGGTACTAATAAATTTAATGATATTAAAGATCTCAAACTATCTATATTGAAAAAATATGGGATCATATTGATGGACGAGTATAGGATTTTTATATTTTCAGAACGCTGGAATTTGGACATTCTAAAAACATTGAATGATAGTCTTATAAAAGACGAAAAAACATATGACATACATTTTTGTACTGCGGTGATCTTTATAGATAAAAACAAATCCATTTTTGATAGTTATCATCAATTGCAAGATAGGATTGATTTTAATTTATTTTGGCGGAAACCTCATAATCTCTCATACCTTAGTAAGAGCGAACAAAAAGATAAGGAGATAGCATTTGATAGTATATTTCGATTAATTGATAAAGCTGTTAAGGAATATGATGTGATACAGGCTAATAATATTGTTAAGCAATTATTTAATGAGATGGAAGACCTCGAGTATAAGCCAGGCTTGGCTAAATTAATAATTATTCGATTGGGGAGTGCATTAATTGATGGATATGGAGAATATATAGAAGATAACGAAAAAATAAGTTATAGAAAACGTTTTGTTTATAGAATTAACGAAGCTAATTTTGTAGAGGTATTATTTGATGAGATTTATATTATAATAAATAGTATTATATCTAAATTGTCTATGACTCAAAATAATGCAGAACAAATTGTTGGATTAGCGATGACTTATATTAATAATAATTATCGAAATAACATCACTTTAGAAGGGGTTGCAAAGAAATATTTTGTGAGTAGCGCGTATCTTAGTAGGATTTTCAAGAAATATGTAGGAAAACGATTTGTAGAATATCTAACAGAAGTTCGAATGAAAGAGGCAAAAATATTATTAGAGAAAGATAAATTTACGGTAACCGAAATAGCTCATCAAGTTGGTTTTAATGATACAAGTTATTTTAGTACAGTTTTTAAGAAATATTATACATGTACCCCTAGTGAATTAATTAACCTTAAAAAAAGAGATAGGAAGTAA
- a CDS encoding histidine kinase yields the protein MEIRNKIREFYNVKIIKEVTFVWGEQCWLQLDPDDSKSQPIISVVTVYPLHEQMPHEHFGYHEVLVGITGTCIHWCNNRKIILDQGKIGYISTNSVHHIINPTNSSVAFISIIYSDIPQTVNKIGDLIDIDYSKLLQEYNLNNPIDGFAELFHMKSVMTDEKGHVIGNRKNLTTLCQLCIQDKVGNCPLVDPQNIKNVVSSGPYQCHLGVAINRGPIIVNDKIIGYLCCGFGQLSDITDYHYIQSLSAKMRKAYLELPFLSRNHLVSVGKTMSFMTNSLVELLIQQKTERELKKYKDTLVQEKKMQTMLVDSLKKTNIKFLESQVNVHFLFNTLNTIAQQAIIDGDDKIAMLTYALSNLLRLSLGKEKSLVRVEEELKYIKDYLYIQQTRFPDRFRFNFNLDSRIQAITIPLMSILVLVENAILHGFQGIAYEGVLCVNGVIKNGWAIIEVIDNGKGMPKEEMYRLKHLDKKAINQNNSSGLGINNIYFRLKHYFDGQFKLEFNHRTGGGTIAKITIPYKNNE from the coding sequence ATGGAAATTAGGAATAAGATTAGAGAATTTTATAACGTGAAAATTATAAAAGAAGTTACTTTTGTGTGGGGAGAACAGTGTTGGTTACAACTAGATCCAGATGATTCTAAATCTCAACCTATTATTTCTGTCGTTACGGTGTATCCCTTACATGAGCAAATGCCTCATGAACATTTTGGATACCACGAAGTCCTTGTAGGGATTACGGGTACATGTATTCATTGGTGTAACAATAGAAAAATAATATTGGATCAAGGGAAGATTGGATATATTAGCACTAATAGTGTACATCATATCATTAATCCAACTAATTCTTCGGTGGCTTTTATTAGTATTATTTATTCAGATATTCCCCAAACTGTAAATAAAATAGGAGATTTAATAGATATTGACTATTCTAAACTACTTCAGGAGTATAATCTTAATAATCCAATTGATGGGTTTGCTGAATTATTTCATATGAAAAGTGTTATGACTGATGAAAAAGGACATGTTATTGGGAATCGAAAGAATCTGACAACCCTATGCCAATTATGTATTCAAGATAAAGTCGGAAACTGTCCTTTAGTGGATCCTCAAAATATTAAGAATGTGGTTTCTTCGGGTCCTTATCAGTGTCATTTAGGGGTAGCTATTAACCGCGGTCCAATTATCGTAAACGATAAAATTATAGGATATCTTTGTTGCGGTTTTGGACAACTTTCAGATATAACAGATTATCATTACATTCAAAGTCTTAGCGCGAAGATGAGAAAAGCGTATCTAGAACTGCCTTTTTTGTCTCGTAATCACCTTGTTTCTGTTGGAAAAACCATGTCATTCATGACCAATTCTTTGGTTGAACTATTGATTCAGCAGAAAACAGAGAGAGAATTAAAGAAATATAAAGATACGTTAGTTCAAGAAAAGAAGATGCAAACGATGCTTGTTGATTCATTGAAAAAGACAAATATAAAATTTTTAGAATCTCAGGTAAATGTACACTTTTTATTTAATACATTAAATACCATTGCTCAACAAGCCATAATAGATGGAGATGATAAAATTGCCATGTTGACGTATGCATTATCTAATTTATTAAGGCTTAGCTTGGGCAAAGAAAAGTCCTTAGTGAGGGTAGAAGAAGAATTAAAGTATATAAAAGATTATTTATATATCCAACAAACAAGATTTCCAGATCGATTTCGATTTAATTTTAATCTTGATTCCAGAATTCAAGCAATTACTATCCCTCTAATGTCTATATTAGTTTTGGTTGAAAATGCAATTTTACATGGATTTCAGGGAATTGCCTATGAGGGAGTATTATGTGTAAATGGAGTTATTAAAAATGGATGGGCAATTATAGAGGTTATTGATAATGGGAAAGGAATGCCCAAAGAAGAGATGTATCGACTAAAACATTTAGATAAAAAAGCGATAAATCAAAATAATTCTAGTGGACTCGGAATCAATAATATTTATTTTAGACTAAAACATTATTTTGATGGACAGTTTAAATTGGAATTTAATCATCGTACTGGTGGAGGAACTATAGCGAAAATAACAATTCCATATAAAAATAATGAATGA
- a CDS encoding acyl-CoA dehydrogenase, whose protein sequence is MSILNEEQESLRKVVADFAAQEIAPKAAEWDEKEEFPWENIHKMAGLGLMGMPVPEELGGAGTDTVTYISAIEEISKADASTGAIMAVHTSTGIMPILYNGTNEQKKKYIPDLAMGKKIGAFALTEPNAGSDAAGVQTTALLNGDEYILNGSKCFITNGGEADIYTVLASTDKSQGTKGITAFIVEKGIPGFSFGKKEHKLGIRASETRELIFQDCHIPKENILGVEGKGFSSAMVVLDGARIGIASQAVGIAQAAYEAALEYSKIRVQFGKPIGKQQVISFMLADMAVQIEAARQLVRHAAELKDRGFSFSKEAAMAKTFASDIAVKIALDAIQILGGYGYTREYPVERYLRDAKITQIYEGTNQIQRLVISRSILGKF, encoded by the coding sequence ATGTCAATATTAAATGAAGAACAGGAAAGTTTAAGAAAGGTTGTTGCTGATTTTGCAGCACAAGAAATAGCACCTAAAGCAGCTGAATGGGATGAAAAAGAAGAGTTCCCCTGGGAAAATATTCACAAAATGGCAGGATTAGGTTTGATGGGAATGCCTGTTCCAGAAGAATTGGGAGGTGCCGGAACCGATACCGTTACTTATATAAGTGCTATTGAAGAGATATCAAAAGCGGATGCATCTACAGGGGCCATAATGGCAGTGCATACTTCAACTGGAATTATGCCTATTCTCTATAATGGTACGAATGAACAGAAGAAGAAATATATACCAGATTTAGCAATGGGGAAAAAAATAGGAGCATTTGCGTTGACGGAACCTAATGCGGGATCTGATGCCGCCGGCGTTCAGACTACAGCACTTTTAAATGGAGACGAATATATTTTAAATGGGAGTAAATGTTTTATTACAAATGGTGGTGAAGCGGATATCTATACGGTTCTTGCGAGTACAGATAAAAGCCAAGGGACCAAGGGAATCACGGCATTCATTGTCGAAAAAGGGATTCCGGGATTTTCTTTTGGAAAAAAGGAACATAAGTTAGGTATCCGGGCATCAGAAACTCGTGAATTAATTTTTCAAGATTGTCATATTCCTAAAGAGAATATACTTGGTGTTGAAGGCAAAGGTTTTTCTAGTGCAATGGTGGTTTTAGATGGGGCTCGTATTGGTATTGCATCTCAAGCGGTAGGTATTGCGCAAGCTGCATATGAAGCTGCTTTGGAGTATTCTAAAATTAGAGTTCAGTTCGGAAAACCAATAGGGAAACAGCAGGTGATTTCATTTATGTTGGCTGATATGGCTGTACAAATTGAAGCTGCTCGGCAATTAGTTAGGCATGCTGCGGAATTAAAGGATAGAGGTTTTTCCTTTTCTAAAGAGGCCGCGATGGCTAAAACTTTTGCTAGTGATATCGCTGTGAAAATTGCTTTAGATGCTATTCAAATTCTTGGTGGATATGGATATACACGTGAATATCCGGTTGAACGTTATTTGCGTGATGCTAAAATCACACAAATATACGAAGGGACTAATCAAATTCAGAGATTAGTTATCTCGCGCTCTATTCTCGGTAAGTTTTAA
- a CDS encoding MaoC family dehydratase, whose protein sequence is MVMHREFVPERAYESIEIGETASITKTITESDVINYAGIIGDFNPLHANSEYAKTSMFEERICHGMLTASFISTLVGCGIPGKNGLYLSQEIKFVKPVKIGDTITATAEVIEKIDAKRRIIMSTIIKNQHDEVVIDGKAVAMVMKK, encoded by the coding sequence ATGGTAATGCATAGAGAATTTGTTCCAGAACGTGCTTATGAGAGTATTGAAATAGGGGAGACTGCAAGTATTACAAAAACGATTACCGAATCTGATGTAATAAATTATGCGGGGATTATAGGAGATTTTAATCCATTACATGCGAATTCGGAATATGCTAAAACTTCTATGTTTGAAGAACGAATTTGTCATGGTATGCTAACCGCTTCATTTATTTCAACGTTAGTGGGATGTGGTATTCCTGGAAAAAATGGCTTGTATCTCTCCCAAGAAATAAAATTTGTAAAACCTGTAAAAATTGGAGATACAATTACGGCTACAGCAGAAGTAATTGAAAAGATTGATGCAAAACGTAGGATAATTATGAGTACTATTATAAAAAATCAACATGATGAAGTAGTAATTGATGGTAAAGCGGTCGCTATGGTTATGAAAAAATAA
- the ilvD gene encoding dihydroxy-acid dehydratase, which yields MRSEVTTKGIERATHRALYYSMGFIPEDLEKPIVAVVNSQNEAMPGHVHLDTIAKAVKEGIIAAGGTPVEFPTIAICDGIAQGHYGMHYPLASRELIADSVECMVNAHQYDAMVMITNCDKITPGMLIASVRLNIPTILISGGAMITGCIDGKKINYTDLMADQGDVVRGVITREELSRREQVALPGCGACNLLGTGNTMNYMTEALGMCLPGSDILAGTGRRLALAKRTGMKIMELYRNNILPKQIVTKEAIENAIAVDMAIGGSTNTILHLTALAYVAGIDDFSVDCFNKMAAKVPHLVKIKPATNGCYPADFHNAGGVKAVMKNLDAMGLIHNDLLTVTGNTVAENIADGQVVDDQVIRNRDNAYSQTGGLEVLYGSLAPEGAVCKKAAVDPEMLYHQGTARVFDHEEEAVEAIYGGKIKPGDIVVIRYEGPKGGPGMREMLTATAAIVGMGLSKEVGLVTDGRFSGATSGACVGHVSPEAAEGGPIALVKEGDQIEIDLNNCKVNLCIDKRELERRREKWKRPSQNYLQKGSYLKRYSKIVKSAMDGAVFED from the coding sequence ATGAGAAGCGAAGTCACAACAAAAGGAATTGAAAGAGCGACACATCGGGCGTTGTATTATTCCATGGGATTCATTCCTGAAGATTTAGAAAAACCGATAGTAGCAGTTGTTAATTCACAAAATGAGGCTATGCCTGGTCATGTTCATTTGGATACAATTGCTAAAGCTGTAAAAGAGGGAATTATTGCAGCCGGTGGCACACCGGTGGAATTCCCTACGATCGCTATTTGTGATGGAATTGCACAAGGTCATTATGGGATGCATTATCCGTTGGCAAGTAGAGAATTGATTGCAGACTCTGTAGAATGTATGGTTAATGCTCATCAATATGATGCCATGGTTATGATTACAAATTGCGATAAAATTACGCCAGGGATGCTTATAGCATCGGTTCGTCTAAATATCCCCACCATTCTTATTAGTGGTGGAGCTATGATCACTGGATGTATTGATGGCAAAAAGATTAATTATACAGATCTTATGGCGGATCAAGGTGACGTGGTTCGGGGAGTTATTACTCGTGAAGAGCTGTCTCGGCGCGAACAAGTCGCTTTACCGGGGTGTGGTGCTTGTAATTTATTGGGAACGGGAAATACCATGAATTATATGACTGAAGCTTTAGGGATGTGCCTACCTGGATCGGATATATTGGCTGGAACGGGTCGACGATTAGCTTTAGCTAAAAGAACTGGTATGAAGATCATGGAACTCTACCGTAATAATATATTACCAAAACAAATTGTTACTAAAGAAGCTATTGAAAATGCAATTGCAGTTGATATGGCGATTGGTGGATCTACCAATACAATATTACATTTGACGGCATTAGCCTATGTGGCTGGGATAGACGATTTCAGTGTTGATTGTTTTAATAAAATGGCAGCAAAGGTACCTCATCTTGTGAAAATCAAACCGGCTACCAACGGATGTTATCCTGCAGATTTTCATAATGCGGGTGGTGTAAAAGCTGTTATGAAAAATTTAGATGCAATGGGACTAATTCATAATGATTTATTAACGGTAACAGGTAATACTGTTGCTGAAAATATAGCTGACGGTCAAGTAGTTGATGACCAAGTCATTCGCAATAGAGATAATGCATACTCTCAGACTGGAGGACTTGAAGTCCTGTATGGAAGTCTTGCTCCGGAAGGCGCAGTTTGTAAGAAAGCGGCAGTTGATCCAGAAATGTTATACCATCAAGGAACGGCGCGCGTGTTTGATCATGAGGAAGAAGCGGTTGAAGCCATTTATGGTGGAAAAATAAAGCCAGGAGATATTGTAGTTATACGCTATGAAGGGCCTAAAGGGGGACCGGGAATGAGAGAAATGCTCACCGCAACAGCCGCAATTGTTGGGATGGGTCTTTCGAAAGAAGTTGGGCTAGTAACAGATGGAAGATTCTCGGGCGCTACATCTGGTGCTTGCGTTGGTCATGTTTCTCCAGAAGCAGCGGAAGGAGGGCCCATTGCGCTTGTAAAGGAAGGAGATCAAATCGAAATCGATCTTAATAACTGTAAGGTGAATCTTTGTATAGATAAAAGAGAATTAGAACGGCGAAGAGAAAAGTGGAAGAGACCCAGCCAGAATTATTTGCAAAAAGGAAGTTATTTAAAGCGGTATTCTAAAATAGTGAAGTCTGCAATGGATGGAGCTGTTTTTGAGGATTAA
- a CDS encoding FAD-binding oxidoreductase, producing the protein MKNYHAVDSTIIKELKEIVGDHYAVNDADRLEAYKTDEEANPKYHHLPEAVVYPETTEQVAAIMKLANKYIIPVTPRSGGTGLAGGAIPVLGGIVLAFDRMNKILKLDPDNLFVRVQAGVQTIDIQNAAKEEGLMYAGDPCSVDAGCEIGGNVSTNAGGNKAVRYGTTRQQVYSVQVVTAAGEIVEFGARLKKKSTGYAMEQLIIGAEGTLGIVTEITLKLQPLPKYTSDLLAVFTNLDNALSVPNKILKEGVCPMSLEFMDTSCIQLCKKNLKVDLPDADKENVVYVIITIDGLTEDEIDQKMEKVDLICSQMGAIDMLMADQDRIWRARRDIAEATRIESLVFYAEDIVVPVDQISVLIKKLTEFENKYSIRTMTAAHIGDGNIHVHAMQCDTPNAIWNQKLDDFHNDLYHFVYSIGGKLSGEHGIGSKKIKEMKLFTDPIEMKYMKRVKKVFDPNLILNPGKIFLFEE; encoded by the coding sequence ATGAAAAATTATCATGCAGTGGATTCCACAATTATTAAAGAATTAAAAGAGATTGTGGGTGATCATTACGCAGTAAATGATGCTGATCGTTTAGAAGCATATAAAACTGATGAAGAAGCGAATCCTAAATATCATCATTTGCCGGAGGCTGTGGTTTATCCAGAGACAACCGAACAAGTTGCTGCGATTATGAAATTAGCTAATAAATATATTATTCCGGTTACGCCTAGAAGTGGAGGAACAGGGTTAGCAGGAGGAGCGATCCCTGTATTAGGGGGGATCGTTTTAGCTTTTGATCGGATGAATAAAATTTTAAAATTGGATCCTGATAATTTGTTTGTTCGAGTACAAGCTGGAGTTCAGACTATTGATATACAAAATGCAGCTAAAGAAGAAGGCCTAATGTATGCAGGAGATCCATGTAGTGTGGATGCTGGCTGTGAGATTGGTGGTAATGTGTCCACTAATGCAGGAGGAAATAAAGCCGTACGATATGGTACGACAAGACAACAAGTGTATTCCGTTCAGGTTGTAACTGCCGCAGGAGAAATTGTTGAGTTTGGAGCTAGATTAAAGAAAAAAAGCACAGGGTACGCTATGGAGCAATTGATTATTGGGGCGGAAGGGACTTTAGGAATTGTTACGGAAATTACTTTAAAATTGCAACCGCTACCAAAGTATACGTCAGACTTATTGGCTGTATTTACCAATTTAGATAATGCGCTTAGTGTACCCAATAAGATTCTCAAAGAAGGCGTTTGTCCAATGTCTCTGGAGTTTATGGATACGAGTTGTATTCAACTTTGTAAAAAGAACTTAAAAGTTGATTTGCCTGATGCGGATAAAGAGAATGTTGTATATGTCATTATTACAATTGACGGATTAACAGAAGATGAGATTGATCAGAAAATGGAAAAAGTTGACTTAATCTGTTCGCAAATGGGGGCTATAGATATGCTTATGGCAGATCAAGACCGCATTTGGAGAGCACGAAGAGATATAGCGGAGGCTACTAGAATAGAAAGTTTAGTGTTTTATGCAGAAGACATTGTTGTGCCTGTAGATCAAATTAGTGTTCTAATAAAAAAATTAACTGAGTTTGAAAATAAATATTCTATTCGGACAATGACTGCAGCGCATATTGGCGATGGTAATATACATGTACATGCAATGCAATGTGATACGCCGAATGCGATTTGGAATCAGAAACTTGATGATTTTCATAATGATTTGTATCATTTTGTCTATTCTATAGGAGGAAAATTATCAGGAGAACATGGAATAGGATCTAAAAAAATTAAGGAAATGAAATTATTTACAGATCCGATAGAAATGAAATACATGAAGAGAGTAAAAAAAGTATTCGACCCAAATTTAATTCTTAATCCAGGGAAAATATTTTTATTTGAAGAATGA